Part of the Musa acuminata AAA Group cultivar baxijiao chromosome BXJ2-7, Cavendish_Baxijiao_AAA, whole genome shotgun sequence genome is shown below.
CAACGGAAGCAACAAGCTCGACGGCAACTCTTAAAACGTTTACGTTTCATCCACCGTTCTACCCGCCTCGCGGTTGGAGGCGATCCGAACCACGTGAGATCCACCTGTGTGTCCGTCCCAATTGCGCTTCGGGTAGACGACGTCCGAAGACTCGGTCTTGTTGACCACAACATACGTAGTCTCGAGGCGCCATAACGACAATCGTCGTGGGACCCAGCGGGTCTTGCCACGCATAGTTACTCGACAAAATATCTGCGCTTGGTGCCGGTCGGAAACACGTGGCGAAAAAATGTGGCTCCGGGAAAAGAATCCCAATCATCTCGTTCGGAAACGACGGAATCACCCTCACGAGTGAGGCGGATACGAGGGCAGAAGGGTCATTTAATCCGAGGGCATATTTAAAGGCGGGCGGGGTCTTCTTCCAACGCACTCAACGCATCACAGCCACTCGTTGTGCGGCGCAATGACGTCGTCGTCGCCGGACAGGGACGCCACAACTCCCAGCCACGTGTGCGcacgaaagagagagaggagcgcTTGGGACATGGTAATTGCATGGATCTGATTCAATTTAGTCACGGGGAAACGAACACCGTCACCGGTTGCATGCATTAGATTTGGGGACCCAACGACGTGTTCCTTCACCTACTGGCTGGCTACTACAGTATGAGATTGCGGAGTTTCTGGCTCCACCTGAGATCCAAATTGTGGACTCACCAAAGGATGGAGCTACCACAGATTTCAAGCGAGGAAGACGGACCACAAAACAGGGCGTGGAAAGCATGGCCAGGAGCTCGATTGACCTTACATCTGGAAAGATGTTATGGACCATGGCGGAGTTTTCCTAACCGGTGCATATGATATGAGACCAGATTGAGGCACTGAGGAGTGCCACCGAAGACCATGCTCAGCCATGGACTCGCTCGTCTCAGCTCTCATGTGCTTCGCCACAAACACTGGATCTTCGATATAAACGTGCATCGCACGTTAAATTGCTGGCCTTCAAGCTGTGTCACAGGAAGAACCACTCGTTATTGAAAGCTTCAGATGTGAGGTCAAGCAGCGGATGAGATCAGCAAAGATACAATAATGCAACCGAGAGATGAAATCAGCAAGCTCTTTGATGGACTCTGTCTGGAGAGTTATGTTGCTAGTGGAGTGGGAATATTGAGACAGATCAATATTCTGGCAGCTTTCAAGAGCCAACTAGAGGATGTACAGAAGCTACGATCGAATCTTCTTTTCTTTGTTTGGCGAACCAAAAAAAGTTGAGCACAAGAACAATTTAACATCAACTTCAACAGTCGGTCTATTTCCAACAAGATGCATGAGGTTTCCTGCTTTTGATTGCCGCAAACAATGTCACACAAAGGAGAAGAGCAGGAAAAGATTAGGTACAAAAATAAAATGTACAATCACATAAATCAACCAGAAAAAAAACTTCATATGCATTTCAAAAGCATTGATTTTAGAGTAACACTGCCAAAAGAATGATCCTCGTGTTAAAGAGAGCAACAAAGCAGACAAGTCACTTTGGCTATCAGCTTAGTAGAACAAAAGGAGTTCTAAGACAATGCAAGTACACAGCAAGTGAGATACTTTATAGCCCAGAAGGACCAACATTCTTCAGTCAGAATATAACGTTGCTTGCATAAACAATGTACAAAGAATGAGACTAAGATATACAATTCGTAGAGATGTCCTTTCTACCCCAGTTTGCTTGCTGTTAAGATTATTCCAATTGCTAAGCACATCTAGTAGATAGCTTGACTAGTTACTGCACCCGACATCCTAATATAAGATATATCTATAGTCTTTTCAAGCTCTTCTTCCTAGCATCAATCTTCTTCTTATCTACCTGAGCTTTTACAGCAAGTCCTTCCTTCTTTTGAATTGCTGATGCTCCAACAACAGGCTCCACTAGAGGGGCAATACTGGCATTCTGATCTTGTGCATTTGTCACTGGTCCTTTGGATTTGGAAGAAGTAGATAATGGAGTGGTAAGCAAGGGTTCTTTCCCTGTGGATTCTGTAATTCTTTGATCCACATTCAAAGCTGTGGTGGACTCACAGATTGCCCCCGTCTTAACATTCGACTTAGGTTTAAGAGCATGTATCCCTGTATATAACCTGCAGAGATGCATCATAAAACTCACCATGAGCCTGTCCACCCATAGCAGTTATCCAGATCAATCCAAAGTGAATAGGCTGATGTCGTAATATATGGACATCTCTACCAACCGAATAGAGAGTTTTCTTGGTCTACTGGCTCTTTGGTAGTAAAAGCAAAATGTGTGTATGCATGTGCAAGggcgtgtgtatgtgtgtgtgtgtgtgtgagagagagagagagagatagagagagagagagcagcagcaAACCTTGCATGCCTAGCATACTCCTCGTAGTTTTCAAGCAACATTTTACCAGCTTGCTCATTTAGTGCAGATTCTGGGAATGGCTCAATGAGCAAGCATCTGACAACCTGTTAGAAGCAACAACATGGACCACATTAGTGACATAAAAACAAGCTGCAAACTTTGTACTTGTGGGATCTCTCGAGTTAGTACAAGAGCAAAACAGCTGACCATTAAACAAATTCTgatttagataatatattatgGTAACACCAACATAGTCAAGATTCAGGATGAATTTTCCAACAAAGATCCCTTTAAAAGAACATATCAAAGTGGGAATTGACAATTCCAAAGTAATGTTTCCCTAATGGCTACAGCTCATTGCCATACCTAGAATTGGTTGAGTAACAATAGTGATTGACAGAACATGAAGGTGGATCAGGAACACTTGGAACTTACAAGCAACACATGTCTTAATCCAAGGCTTGGATTCCAATCCTTTTTGAGTGTGTTAACACAAATTTCACCATTCGTTGCAATGTTTGGATGAAATATTTTGGTCAAGAAGTAGCCTGCAAAATAATGGAAAACTTGATCCTTGTCAAATTATAAATAACAGCATGACTTGCTAGCATTAGCATACAATAACAATACAACACCTTTTGGAGGAGACTGGGGGAAGTCATGAGACAGTAAAAGCTTCATGCGAAATACACCATTCTCATATGGAGTTCCAGCTGCAGGTTTGTGTAGCACAAACTTGTGGATTGTTAATTTCCATGCCAAAAGGTAAATGGAAAGATATCTCTACTCAGTCACGTACCAGGACCCTCAATATCAGCAAATATAATAGAAAAGTCATCATCATTAACAATCACTTTAATGCCATCAGGAGGTGTTTCGTCTAAATTCTTCAATTCCTTAGCAAGTTGCTTGATGACATTTGGTGAAAGGTTCTCATTGGTTGCCTGCTTAAGATAGCAAACAAATTAGTATCGTGGAGAAAACTTCACCAGCTATTCTAAGCAACTGGCCCAGATAGATTCttaaattcaaaattttcaaaattacactCACCATTGTTGGAAAAGTGACCGCAAAGAGTGTTCCTTCGACCTTCAACACAAAATGTAGATCGGGTTGCTGTATCCACTATGCTTGGGTGCAGCTCAGACTACAGGGATTGTCACCGATTGCTGCAGCTGATCTGCAGAAATGGTATAGGAGTTGGTTTTTtgaaaaaggataacttaggtgcTTGTGAATCATAAAGCAGTGGCAGTTAGAATCTCACAATGAATTTGTGCTAAAAAGGTCACAGATAATAATTAGTATGATACTCAACTGAAAGAAGTGAGACTGAGAATTAAGAATTGCTTACGGGTGCTAAAATGTACACTTAATTTCCTAACAAGAAGGCAATCTATTTACATGATCTAAAGTAAGAATAACACCACAGTTttaaagaaaaggaagaactAAAGCTCCACTATTGGAGTTGATACATCAAGGAATACTCTCTGGTGATGTCTTTATTAGTCACAAAGTCACTCATGCTTATAATACTAACAACTAACAAGATACTGAGATTAAAATCCAGGCTCCCACAGCTAACAGATACCTATCAACTTCCCATTTTACCATCCCCAAAAGTTGACCATCATAATTAAGCTTGGCAATTCATATTATTTTCGTAAGTCAAGAGTTGACCAGAACAGAAGAGAAGCCAGTCTCTACCATGTACTCTTGTGTGTAATAGGTATACAGTATTATAATGTCGTATGGTGAAAAGACACATTGCCAAATGCAAAACACCAGAATGTTTGACTTACACAAGCAGATAGTATATGCAGAAGACAACAACCTTGCAACTCACATAGGATGAGAGTTAACAGGAATGTATAACAGCCTTGCaacaaaaaaatataagctagtgTATGAGAAGTAATGTGCCCACACAAAATTTGACCATTATAAGATGAAAGGTAACAGGGAAAAATGCTTGTAAAGTAGATAATTTGATGTGCTAAACTTACATAGGTATGCACCATGCAATGTGATCAGTCTAGAGCACACATAGGTTTCAACTGCTTCTCTTTGCTAAAAGAAATCATCCATTGTTATATCCAAATTATACATAGGTTAAGTTCATGGatcttcaaaattcaaataaatatcAGAAAAACATCATTGTGTATGTTAGAAGTGTATCATTGTTTGCTAACTTTCTGACCCTTCAGTGCCATTGCTTTGGCAATGTTCTCTCACCTCCATCATTCAGAGTATATACCAGCAGATATACTTTACTATTATATTATGTCCTGAAACAAAATATAGAACTTCTCATGACTTTATATGGAATAGGTACCAATGACCTTCAAGAGAGTTTGAAGTCATCAAATGATGTGTTCAGAGCATAGCCACTGTGTAGAATAAAATTTTTACTATTGATCTACACCTGCAATAATTATAAATGAATTTCCAGTTGATGTAAAAATTTTCTGAAAAAAGGTCATAGACATGCTAACAAGTAATATCAATGAAAGTTGATATCAACTCATGAATAGATTTGCCAAGATAAATGTAAATCAGTTCAACATGATTGACACCACATGGTCCTTTTGTCAtccttgatttcattcgaagaaagTAGCCAGATAATAAAAATGTTGGTGTAAATAAATGTTATTCTTAAAACTTTCCTATTCTATCTTTCCATCCACAAACTTCTTCCTTCCTCGAGTCAAAATATGTGCATATGTTAACTTCTCTCAACCTAATAGGAAACTGAGAAAACTAGTGGATCAACAGTAGGTGCTAACTACCAATAGAGTACCAAGTGAGCCCTCGAATAACTTACAACAAATCCAGCTTCAGATGGCAACACATTACCACTCTTAGCTTGTCAATGAATGCACAAGACAGTGATCACCTGTGCAATGCAAGAGTACCAAAATTGATTTGTCTCTGAAAATTACTGCTTTTGGCTCTCACAGGACTACAGGAATCAACTTTAGAGGAACCATCAGAGGATGGAAAGATTATTGTGGCATATTGCCAATTTATTGTGGCATACCAAACAAGCCATACTACCATGAATTCAGCAATAAGCTGCAGATCAATTATTTATACCAAAGCGCAAAGTGCTTCTTTGCAACAGCCATCCAACTAACGTAACCGAGTCTAAGAAACTTGATAGGTAACTCGTATGCCATCTCAAAATCGATGTATAACAAAGCAAATGATCGAGGTATTCCTTCCTTCGTCGTACATTTCTGTTACGAGCACAGCCTGTCAATGCACTGCCTAATGACCCTATCTAACCTCACACAGTTTTTTGACACTCTCAAATGATTGCCCTAAAAATCAACTAAATCCACCAGCTCATAAATCCATGTCTGGCAGAAATCATCACCTAAtctaacaaatcccccaaatcaacCTATTCCGAGGAAAGTAAAGAAACCCAAACGAAAAACCCTAGCTAGCTCGATCATGCAGCAACCAAAGGAAACCGAATCAAAAGGCACAAAAGGTCTCATCTTGCACGGCCGAACACTGATCCAGATCTTGCAGAAGACTTAGAATAAACAAAATGAATCAAATCTTAAGAGAACCCGTGTAGGTGAAAATTCGGATCCCTAGTTAAGAAATCGTTCCTTCCACAAAACCCAGACGAAGCTGCCGGCTTTCAACGAAAAACCAAAAACACATTATCTTCAGACAAAACACAATATAAACACAATAATAGGAAATCACGACAAAGAATCTCCGAAATCACTTACGAAATGAAAGAACCACCAGAAATCGATTCCCCAGAAAACATCAGAAACTCTGATCCATCAAAGAAGCGAAGAGCGACATTTGGAGAGAAGGGGAACTCACCCGAACA
Proteins encoded:
- the LOC135582864 gene encoding ubiquitin-conjugating enzyme E2 22-like — protein: MATNENLSPNVIKQLAKELKNLDETPPDGIKVIVNDDDFSIIFADIEGPAGTPYENGVFRMKLLLSHDFPQSPPKGYFLTKIFHPNIATNGEICVNTLKKDWNPSLGLRHVLLVVRCLLIEPFPESALNEQAGKMLLENYEEYARHARLYTGIHALKPKSNVKTGAICESTTALNVDQRITESTGKEPLLTTPLSTSSKSKGPVTNAQDQNASIAPLVEPVVGASAIQKKEGLAVKAQVDKKKIDARKKSLKRL